The following proteins come from a genomic window of Winogradskyella sp. PC-19:
- the rfbC gene encoding dTDP-4-dehydrorhamnose 3,5-epimerase — translation MIVKPTLIEGCFIIQPQLFKDKRGFFYESFNQAKFEKLTHQPVNFIQDNESSSSKGVLRGLHFQKGEFAQAKLVRVVKGAVQDVVVDVRPSSKTYGQYFSIELSEENKTQLFIPRGLAHGFLVLENDTIFNYKCDNYYNKEAESGIIYNDTSLAIDWNASKKDLIISEKDLLLPQFKEVES, via the coding sequence ATGATAGTAAAACCCACACTTATAGAAGGTTGTTTTATTATTCAGCCTCAACTTTTTAAAGATAAAAGAGGATTCTTTTATGAGAGTTTCAATCAAGCTAAGTTTGAAAAGTTAACTCATCAACCTGTGAATTTTATTCAGGATAATGAGTCTTCATCATCTAAAGGAGTTCTTCGTGGATTACATTTTCAGAAAGGAGAATTTGCTCAGGCAAAATTAGTTAGAGTTGTAAAAGGAGCTGTTCAAGACGTTGTAGTAGATGTTAGACCAAGCTCAAAAACGTATGGTCAGTATTTTTCAATTGAATTATCGGAAGAAAATAAAACTCAATTGTTTATTCCTAGAGGTTTGGCTCATGGTTTTTTGGTTTTAGAAAACGATACAATTTTCAACTATAAGTGTGACAATTATTATAACAAAGAGGCAGAATCTGGTATTATTTATAACGATACTAGCTTAGCCATCGACTGGAATGCTTCAAAAAAAGACCTTATCATATCAGAAAAGGATTTATTACTACCACAATTTAAAGAGGTAGAGTCATGA
- the rfbA gene encoding glucose-1-phosphate thymidylyltransferase RfbA yields the protein MKGIILAGGSGTRLHPLTLAISKQLMPIYDKPMIYYPLSTLMWAGINEILIISTPQDLPIFKKLLGSGEQLGCKFEYAEQPTPNGLAEAFVIGEDFIGNDKVALILGDNIFYGTGLSELLQKNNNPDGGIVYAYHVHDPERYGVVEFDNNQNAVSIEEKPKKPKSNFAVPGIYFYDNNVVKIAKQIKPSERGELEITDINKSYLKQGKLKVSILDKGTAWLDTGTFQSLLQASQFVEVIEERQGLKIGAIEEAAFSMGYIDSNQLKKLAGPLIKSGYGKHLLSLVNN from the coding sequence ATGAAAGGAATAATTCTCGCAGGTGGTTCTGGCACGCGTTTACATCCGCTAACATTGGCGATAAGTAAACAATTAATGCCTATTTACGATAAGCCAATGATATATTATCCTTTATCTACACTTATGTGGGCTGGCATTAATGAAATATTAATCATTTCAACACCTCAAGATTTACCGATTTTTAAAAAATTACTTGGTTCAGGAGAGCAATTAGGTTGTAAGTTTGAATATGCAGAGCAACCAACTCCTAATGGTTTGGCTGAAGCTTTTGTCATTGGAGAAGACTTCATTGGTAATGATAAAGTAGCATTAATTTTAGGTGATAATATTTTTTATGGAACAGGACTATCAGAACTACTTCAAAAAAATAATAATCCAGACGGCGGAATTGTTTATGCCTACCATGTACATGATCCCGAAAGATATGGTGTAGTAGAGTTCGATAATAACCAAAATGCAGTGTCAATAGAAGAAAAGCCTAAGAAACCAAAATCCAATTTTGCAGTTCCGGGCATATATTTTTATGACAATAATGTTGTAAAAATCGCTAAACAGATAAAACCGAGTGAAAGAGGCGAGCTTGAAATTACAGATATAAACAAGTCATATTTAAAACAAGGAAAACTCAAAGTAAGTATCTTGGATAAGGGTACTGCTTGGTTAGACACAGGTACGTTTCAATCATTATTACAGGCCTCACAATTTGTTGAGGTTATTGAAGAACGCCAAGGGTTAAAGATTGGCGCAATAGAAGAAGCTGCTTTTTCCATGGGATATATAGATTCAAACCAATTAAAAAAGCTTGCAGGACCACTTATTAAAAGTGGTTATGGCAAACATTTGCTTAGCCTTGTTAACAATTAA
- the rfbB gene encoding dTDP-glucose 4,6-dehydratase, producing MNNSILITGGAGFIGSNFIEYYLDSYPDCSIINLDKLTYAGKLSNLSSVQNKPNYTFIKGDICDKKLVRSLFSKYNFNHVIHFAAESHVDNSIESPDTFISTNILGTFTLLDVARSHWMTAPFQFKKGYENNRFHHISTDEVYGTLGNSGLFLETTPYAPNSPYSASKASSDFLVRSYFHTYGMNVVTTNCSNNYGPKQHDEKLIPTIIRKALNNEEIPIYGDGKNIRDWLYVLDHCKGIDMAFQKGKAGETYNIGGKNERDNLYIAHKICSILDDLKPKEKPYKDLITFVKDRPGHDFRYAIDATKIETELGWRALENFETGILKTVHCYINKYSD from the coding sequence TTGAATAATTCAATTCTCATAACGGGTGGTGCGGGATTCATAGGGTCAAATTTTATAGAATATTACTTAGATTCGTATCCCGACTGTAGCATAATTAACTTAGATAAGCTCACCTACGCTGGCAAACTTTCTAATTTAAGTTCGGTTCAAAATAAGCCAAATTACACTTTTATAAAAGGTGATATCTGCGATAAAAAATTAGTAAGGAGTCTTTTTAGTAAGTATAATTTTAACCATGTTATTCACTTTGCCGCAGAGTCTCATGTGGATAACTCTATCGAAAGCCCAGATACATTTATAAGCACCAATATATTAGGCACTTTTACATTACTCGATGTGGCACGTAGTCATTGGATGACCGCACCATTTCAATTCAAAAAAGGTTACGAAAACAATAGGTTTCATCACATTTCTACAGATGAGGTTTATGGCACTTTAGGTAATAGCGGTCTTTTTTTAGAGACTACACCATACGCCCCAAACAGTCCATACAGTGCGTCAAAAGCATCATCAGATTTTTTGGTAAGAAGTTATTTTCACACCTATGGTATGAATGTCGTTACAACAAATTGTAGTAATAATTATGGACCAAAACAGCACGATGAAAAATTAATACCAACCATTATCCGCAAGGCTTTAAATAATGAAGAAATTCCTATTTACGGAGATGGAAAAAATATTAGAGATTGGTTGTATGTATTAGATCATTGTAAAGGTATTGACATGGCATTTCAAAAAGGAAAAGCAGGAGAAACCTATAATATTGGTGGTAAAAACGAAAGAGATAATTTATACATAGCACACAAAATCTGCAGCATTCTTGATGACTTAAAACCCAAAGAAAAACCATACAAAGATTTAATTACCTTTGTAAAAGATAGACCGGGACACGATTTTAGATATGCTATTGACGCTACTAAAATTGAAACTGAATTAGGTTGGCGGGCTTTAGAAAACTTTGAAACGGGCATTTTAAAAACTGTACATTGCTATATTAATAAATACTCAGATTAA
- a CDS encoding DUF6909 family protein, translating into MNNTRKIHKRTRAQQSSNAIERMYITMRHLFNRGFYKPMGVSGETLREALLLLRPEIYGSIADEKAELEGLLYVIDRLPHGIEECTFINLTSDEGYGDSHFKAIIPPKRRRNCYRIDAEQMNIEITRGRSEIYDILTHLTFLFVESHKISKRVLIDDKGTTIRDWGKLESAVNKGKKLTQKEREIAITHTAHILGRTFNEISETYSEFASDTQPERFLNIVYWLGKLAIEEAVNNNKRTVTFSPVLRERLGHHIHGEFWADDIKAELYKRGLIKRPIHIISANMHSVMNSLFAEVSLKSSKGKKDIYEVFEDLSQSENKAMRSKVEAHAFKNGMSFIKDTSGTNIDVQIFDAATIDFSKVNFDYTQENPENNAVIIVMDYAFGEQAYETMDELLKPVSVDGKKVHLDVKSISIMGKSGILQGGKGDVMIPSAHIFEGTADNYPFKNELSKTDMVDCGVDVYEGSMITVLGTSLQNKEILKFFKKSTWNVIGLEMEGAHYQKAIQAASKVRGSINEDVKVRYAYYASDNPLETGSTLASGGLGSTGVKPTYVITKKILQQIFNQ; encoded by the coding sequence ATGAATAACACTAGAAAAATACATAAAAGAACGCGTGCGCAACAAAGCTCAAATGCTATTGAGCGTATGTATATAACTATGCGACACCTTTTTAATCGAGGTTTTTATAAGCCAATGGGTGTTTCTGGAGAAACTCTTAGAGAGGCATTATTGCTGTTAAGACCAGAGATTTATGGCTCTATAGCAGATGAGAAAGCTGAGTTAGAAGGTCTTTTGTATGTTATAGATCGCTTACCACACGGTATTGAAGAGTGTACTTTTATTAATCTTACCAGTGACGAAGGTTACGGCGATTCTCACTTTAAAGCTATAATTCCTCCTAAACGAAGACGTAATTGCTACCGAATTGATGCCGAGCAAATGAATATTGAAATTACCCGTGGACGTTCTGAAATTTATGATATTCTAACACATTTGACATTTCTTTTTGTAGAGTCTCACAAGATAAGTAAGCGCGTTTTAATTGATGACAAAGGAACAACTATCAGAGATTGGGGAAAGCTAGAATCTGCTGTTAATAAAGGAAAAAAATTAACACAAAAAGAGCGAGAAATAGCTATAACACATACAGCACATATCTTAGGAAGAACATTCAACGAAATTTCTGAGACATATTCAGAATTTGCTAGCGACACTCAACCAGAACGTTTTTTAAATATTGTCTATTGGTTAGGTAAACTAGCTATTGAAGAAGCAGTGAATAATAATAAACGTACTGTGACTTTTAGCCCAGTTTTAAGGGAGCGTTTAGGTCATCATATTCATGGGGAATTTTGGGCAGACGATATTAAAGCAGAACTGTATAAAAGAGGATTAATTAAGCGACCTATTCATATAATTAGTGCCAATATGCATAGTGTCATGAACTCACTTTTTGCTGAGGTAAGTTTAAAATCGTCAAAAGGTAAAAAAGACATTTATGAGGTTTTTGAAGATTTAAGTCAATCTGAAAATAAAGCCATGAGAAGCAAGGTAGAAGCCCATGCCTTTAAAAACGGAATGTCCTTTATAAAAGACACATCAGGTACAAATATTGATGTTCAGATTTTCGATGCAGCTACTATAGATTTTTCTAAGGTAAACTTTGATTATACTCAAGAAAATCCTGAAAATAATGCTGTAATTATCGTTATGGACTATGCTTTTGGGGAGCAAGCTTATGAGACAATGGACGAGCTTTTAAAACCAGTTTCTGTAGATGGTAAAAAAGTACATTTAGATGTAAAATCTATCTCGATTATGGGAAAATCAGGAATTCTCCAAGGCGGTAAAGGTGATGTCATGATACCTTCTGCACATATTTTTGAGGGAACTGCAGATAATTATCCATTTAAAAATGAGTTAAGTAAAACAGATATGGTAGATTGTGGCGTTGATGTATACGAAGGCTCGATGATAACCGTTTTAGGAACGTCGCTTCAAAACAAAGAAATTTTAAAGTTCTTCAAGAAATCTACTTGGAATGTTATTGGTTTAGAAATGGAGGGCGCTCATTACCAAAAAGCAATACAAGCAGCATCTAAAGTAAGAGGCAGCATTAATGAAGATGTAAAAGTACGTTATGCCTATTACGCAAGTGATAATCCATTAGAAACTGGGAGTACACTAGCATCTGGAGGATTAGGGTCAACTGGCGTAAAACCAACGTATGTTATAACAAAAAAGATATTGCAACAAATTTTTAATCAATAA